One stretch of Juglans microcarpa x Juglans regia isolate MS1-56 chromosome 3D, Jm3101_v1.0, whole genome shotgun sequence DNA includes these proteins:
- the LOC121255953 gene encoding uncharacterized protein LOC121255953, producing MGKLLCDSTTVGETFQTSSPNRPWRDPKSSPASLDAIDAEDLVDQTTTTTTAWDDVHGLEDQQKRHLQRLHAKGVLWKRPEDELSSTSVVFRLSHGGEVSADGNCLFTASQKAMAGPGSARGVDARELRRRTVRRFLEDFGSAAAEEKEAIDEVIRHMYAPDLKNGWGIHVVQELKLLAKKSDRLALDAAIDELVQLGMLREVAAESIYKERCIQVHDGPNWAKYMSISGSSDDEYDIVTLQYTEEGLLSIDENREGHAAAFGDDIAIECLATEFKREIYVVQAHGSDAMVEEENCVFFLPHRPRSQICEPPFFLFMKGTGWCGAGADHYEPLIAHPSSYVSLEKVAMVL from the exons ATGGGGAAACTGCTATGTGATTCGACGACCGTTGGGGAGACATTTCAAACCTCCTCACCGAACCGTCCGTGGAGGGATCCGAAGTCTTCGCCAGCTTCTCTAGATGCAATCGACGCCGAAGATCTCGTTGACCAAACCACCACGACGACCACCGCTTGGGACGACGTTCATGGACTGGAGGACCAGCAGAAGCGCCACCTCCAGAGACTTCACGCCAAGGGGGTCCTCTGGAAGCGTCCCGAGGATGAGTTGTCCTCGACCTCGGTCGTGTTCCGTCTGTCGCACGGAGGGGAGGTATCGGCCGATGGAAACTGCCTCTTCACGGCGTCGCAAAAGGCCATGGCCGGGCCGGGGTCGGCGCGTGGGGTAGACGCGCGTGAGTTGCGGAGGCGTACGGTGAGGCGTTTCTTGGAGGATTTCGGATCTGCCGCGGCGGAGGAGAAGGAGGCCATCGACGAGGTGATTAGGCACATGTACGCGCCCGATCTGAAGAATGGGTGGGGGATCCACGTGGTTCAGGAACTTAAGTTGCTGGCCAAGAAATCGGATCGCTTGGCTTTGGATGCCGCCATTGACGAGCTGGTTCAGCTTGGCATGCTAAG AGAGGTGGCGGCGGAGTCTATTTACaaagaaagatgtattcaggtGCATGATGGCCCGAATTGGGCCAAATACATGTCGATCTCTGGTTCATCTGATGATGAATATGATATCGTCACATTGCAGTATACTGAGGAGGGTCTATTATCTATAGATGAGAATAGGGAAGGTCATGCTGCAGCTTTCGGAGATGATATAGCTATAGAATGTCTTGCAACGGAGTTCAAGAGGGAAATATACGTG GTGCAAGCACATGGATCAGATGCAATGGTTGAGGAAGAAAATTGTGTATTCTTCCTCCCACATCGTCCTAGGAGTCAAATTTGTGAAcctccctttttccttttcatgaaAGGAACAG GCTGGTGTGGTGCTGGAGCTGATCACTATGAGCCCCTGATTGCCCATCCTTCTTCGTATGTTTCCCTGGAGAAGGTTGCAATGGTACTTTGA